From Oncorhynchus masou masou isolate Uvic2021 chromosome 7, UVic_Omas_1.1, whole genome shotgun sequence, one genomic window encodes:
- the LOC135543515 gene encoding uncharacterized protein C7orf57 homolog isoform X1 produces MLTALANHPYRGLHAHRHTNCLILESSSAKMSAAPNHRRTKPGGVKTGYPGQAPANGVTGPTSQIPGLCQEATEGAPEARTSGRRVGIFDSDSDYVKLAKGGGQKGLLWHEDNKEEARPNKSYNSPDWFSAESQSGSKAASPDDCQGYGKRQPLAAPFGTDDISAWERESDSYKEKNPTVTDASSQMENMSLSQGGYMEINKYKKTQSDFTMDRSVEKKTAPVSMSKLLSFGYIEDEKKSTNEDDCSSVTSEQTSTIAPEDEDLE; encoded by the exons ATGCTAACCGCATTAGCTAACCATCCATATCGAGGTCTTCACGCTCACCGGCACACGAATTGT CTAATTCTGGAATCATCATCAGCCAAAATGAGTGCTGCTCCCAACCACAGACGGACCAAGCCTGGTG GCGTAAAGACAGGCTATCCAGGCCAAGCCCCCGCCAACGGTGTTACGGGACCCACTTCCCAGATCCCCGGGCTGTGCCAGGAAGCCACTGAGGGTGCTCCTGAGGCCAGGACCAGCGGAAGGCGTGTGGGAATATTCGACTCCGACTCCGACTATGTTAAACTTGCCAAAGGAGGGGGACAGAAGG GTTTACTGTGGCATGAGGACAACAAGGAGGAGGCTAGGCCTAATAAATCCTACAACTCGCCTGATTGGTTCTCAGCTGAATCTCAGAG CGGAAGTAAAGCGGCATCCCCTGATGATTGTCAAGGATACGGCAAAAGGCAACCTCTAGCTGCTCCCTTCGGGACTGATGATATTTCAGCCTGGGAAAGGGAGAGTGATAGCTATAAAGAGAAG AACCCCACAGTCACTGATGCATCCAGCCAAATGGAGAACATGTCTCTAAGCCAAGGTGGTTATATGGAGATCAACAAATACAAGAAGAC TCAAAGTGATTTTACTATGGACAGGTCCGTTGAGAAGAAAACTGCTCCCGTGAGCATGTCCAAGCTGCTGAGCTTTGGCTACATAGAGGATGAGAAGAAGTCCACCAACGAGGATGACTGCTCAA GTGTGACCTCTGAACAGACGAGCACCATCGCACCTGAGGATGAAGATCTGGAATAG
- the LOC135543515 gene encoding uncharacterized protein C7orf57 homolog isoform X2, giving the protein MLTALANHPYRGLHAHRHTNCLILESSSAKMSAAPNHRRTKPGGVKTGYPGQAPANGVTGPTSQIPGLCQEATEGAPEARTSGRRVGIFDSDSDYVKLAKGGGQKGLLWHEDNKEEARPNKSYNSPDWFSAESQSGSKAASPDDCQGYGKRQPLAAPFGTDDISAWERESDSYKEKNPTVTDASSQMENMSLSQGGYMEINKYKKTSVEKKTAPVSMSKLLSFGYIEDEKKSTNEDDCSSVTSEQTSTIAPEDEDLE; this is encoded by the exons ATGCTAACCGCATTAGCTAACCATCCATATCGAGGTCTTCACGCTCACCGGCACACGAATTGT CTAATTCTGGAATCATCATCAGCCAAAATGAGTGCTGCTCCCAACCACAGACGGACCAAGCCTGGTG GCGTAAAGACAGGCTATCCAGGCCAAGCCCCCGCCAACGGTGTTACGGGACCCACTTCCCAGATCCCCGGGCTGTGCCAGGAAGCCACTGAGGGTGCTCCTGAGGCCAGGACCAGCGGAAGGCGTGTGGGAATATTCGACTCCGACTCCGACTATGTTAAACTTGCCAAAGGAGGGGGACAGAAGG GTTTACTGTGGCATGAGGACAACAAGGAGGAGGCTAGGCCTAATAAATCCTACAACTCGCCTGATTGGTTCTCAGCTGAATCTCAGAG CGGAAGTAAAGCGGCATCCCCTGATGATTGTCAAGGATACGGCAAAAGGCAACCTCTAGCTGCTCCCTTCGGGACTGATGATATTTCAGCCTGGGAAAGGGAGAGTGATAGCTATAAAGAGAAG AACCCCACAGTCACTGATGCATCCAGCCAAATGGAGAACATGTCTCTAAGCCAAGGTGGTTATATGGAGATCAACAAATACAAGAAGAC GTCCGTTGAGAAGAAAACTGCTCCCGTGAGCATGTCCAAGCTGCTGAGCTTTGGCTACATAGAGGATGAGAAGAAGTCCACCAACGAGGATGACTGCTCAA GTGTGACCTCTGAACAGACGAGCACCATCGCACCTGAGGATGAAGATCTGGAATAG